Proteins encoded within one genomic window of Streptomyces sp. NBC_01314:
- a CDS encoding transketolase family protein, whose amino-acid sequence MDTMRDRFAPVVSRLLDEDPRIAVVLAEIGRDGFTEASRRHPDRVINVGIREQLLVGAGAGLALTGIRPVLHTFASFLVERPFEQLKLDLGHQDVGAVLVSAAASYDWPAGGYTHMAPGDVALLDTLDGWTVHVPGHPDEAETLLRHAVGAGEDKDDKVYVRLSAQSNGRAFAVDGQRLHTVREGRRGVVVAVGPMLDSVLAATEGLDVSVLYATTVRPFDAAALRRATVSAGTDIVLVEPFLAGTSTAAVNEALAAVPHRVLGLGVGRRELRRYGQLEEHVAAHGLDAASLRERIATFLW is encoded by the coding sequence ATGGACACCATGCGTGACCGTTTCGCCCCCGTCGTCTCCCGGCTGCTGGACGAGGACCCCCGGATCGCCGTGGTCCTCGCCGAGATCGGCAGGGACGGCTTCACGGAGGCGTCGCGCAGGCATCCCGACCGGGTGATCAACGTGGGCATCCGGGAGCAGTTGCTGGTCGGCGCGGGTGCCGGTCTGGCCCTGACCGGGATTCGGCCCGTGCTGCACACCTTCGCGAGCTTCCTGGTGGAGCGGCCCTTCGAGCAACTCAAGCTGGATCTCGGGCACCAGGACGTGGGCGCGGTGTTGGTCAGCGCCGCCGCCTCCTACGACTGGCCCGCGGGCGGCTACACCCACATGGCACCCGGCGACGTGGCCCTCCTCGACACGCTCGACGGCTGGACCGTGCACGTGCCGGGCCACCCCGACGAGGCCGAGACCCTGCTCCGGCACGCGGTCGGCGCGGGCGAGGACAAGGACGACAAGGTGTACGTACGGCTGTCCGCGCAGTCCAACGGGCGGGCGTTCGCGGTGGACGGGCAGCGGCTGCACACCGTGCGTGAGGGGCGGCGCGGGGTGGTCGTCGCCGTCGGGCCGATGCTCGACTCCGTTCTCGCGGCCACGGAGGGGCTCGACGTGAGCGTGCTGTACGCGACCACCGTCCGCCCCTTCGACGCGGCAGCGCTGCGCCGGGCCACCGTGTCGGCGGGTACGGACATCGTCCTCGTCGAGCCCTTTCTGGCGGGCACCTCCACGGCCGCCGTGAACGAGGCGCTCGCCGCTGTGCCGCACCGGGTGCTCGGACTGGGGGTGGGCCGGCGGGAGCTGCGGCGGTACGGGCAACTGGAGGAGCACGTGGCCGCGCACGGGCTGGACGCGGCCTCTTTGCGGGAGCGGATCGCGACGTTCCTGTGGTAG
- a CDS encoding MmcQ/YjbR family DNA-binding protein has translation MPDAEDVRRVALSLPDTTEKVAWNMPTFRVAAKMFATLPEDETSMAVRCPKEERDELVLAEPGKFWIADHEAGFAWVRVRLSALEGEPELRDILADSWRQAAPTGLLDSHPELGLPAAD, from the coding sequence ATGCCGGATGCCGAAGACGTACGACGTGTCGCCCTCTCCCTGCCCGACACCACGGAGAAGGTCGCCTGGAACATGCCCACCTTCCGGGTGGCGGCGAAGATGTTCGCGACCCTGCCGGAGGACGAGACGTCCATGGCCGTGCGCTGCCCGAAGGAGGAGCGCGACGAGTTGGTCCTCGCCGAGCCCGGCAAGTTCTGGATCGCCGACCACGAGGCGGGGTTCGCCTGGGTGCGGGTGCGGCTCTCCGCTCTGGAGGGCGAGCCCGAGCTGCGGGACATCCTCGCCGACTCCTGGCGCCAGGCGGCCCCGACCGGACTCCTCGACAGCCACCCGGAGTTGGGGCTCCCGGCGGCCGACTGA
- a CDS encoding N-acetyltransferase family protein, which produces MISRTDGRQLPALVEKLADLLADTVNGGASIGFLAPLDRAAAVAWWKARVEAVSAGGLAVWVARDGDRVVGTVGLLFPDKPNSRHRAELVKLMVHQEGRGQGLGRALLATAERAAADAGITLLHLDTETDSPAERLYGRAGWTRIGAIPDYAADPQGTLRPTSIYYKRVGAGVSA; this is translated from the coding sequence GTGATCTCCCGGACCGATGGCCGCCAACTCCCCGCGCTCGTCGAGAAGTTGGCGGACCTGTTGGCCGACACCGTGAACGGCGGTGCCTCGATCGGCTTCCTCGCGCCGCTCGACCGGGCGGCGGCCGTCGCCTGGTGGAAGGCACGCGTCGAGGCGGTGTCGGCCGGTGGTCTCGCCGTATGGGTGGCGCGCGACGGTGACCGGGTGGTCGGCACGGTCGGTCTTCTCTTCCCGGACAAGCCCAACAGCCGTCACCGGGCCGAGCTCGTCAAGCTGATGGTCCATCAGGAAGGCCGTGGACAGGGCCTCGGCCGCGCGCTCCTCGCGACGGCCGAGCGGGCCGCCGCCGACGCGGGCATCACCCTGCTCCACCTGGACACCGAGACCGACAGCCCCGCCGAGCGCCTCTACGGCAGGGCCGGCTGGACCCGGATCGGGGCGATCCCGGACTACGCGGCGGACCCGCAGGGAACGCTGCGGCCGACGTCGATCTACTACAAGCGGGTGGGTGCCGGCGTCTCCGCCTAG
- a CDS encoding helix-turn-helix domain-containing protein: MGSVEEVAVLDPVDLRLAARLAELRAEHGWSLGELADRSGVSRSTLSRAERAETSPTAALLNRLCHVYGRTMSQLLSEVESEPVSVVRAGEQAVWEDRASGFVRRSVSPPAAGLRGELVEGWLAAGADIAYDGPSVPGLEQHIWVQDGTLHVTDRDVEHRLAAGDCLRMRVWGPTRFRCPGPEDVRYALVVVKP; encoded by the coding sequence ATGGGAAGCGTCGAGGAGGTGGCAGTACTGGACCCCGTCGATCTCCGCCTGGCCGCACGGCTGGCCGAGCTGCGGGCCGAACACGGCTGGTCCCTGGGGGAGTTGGCGGACCGCAGTGGTGTGAGCCGGTCGACCCTCTCCCGGGCCGAGCGGGCGGAGACCAGCCCCACGGCCGCCCTCCTGAACCGCCTCTGCCATGTGTACGGCCGGACGATGTCCCAGCTCCTCAGCGAGGTCGAGTCCGAGCCGGTCTCCGTCGTGCGCGCGGGGGAGCAGGCCGTCTGGGAGGACAGGGCCTCCGGGTTCGTGCGGCGTTCCGTGTCGCCACCGGCGGCCGGGCTGCGCGGCGAACTCGTCGAGGGGTGGCTCGCGGCGGGCGCGGACATCGCCTACGACGGGCCGTCCGTGCCCGGTCTCGAACAGCACATCTGGGTCCAGGACGGCACCCTCCACGTCACGGACCGGGATGTCGAGCACCGGTTGGCCGCCGGGGACTGTCTGCGGATGCGGGTGTGGGGGCCGACGCGGTTCCGGTGCCCGGGGCCCGAGGACGTGCGGTACGCGCTGGTGGTGGTGAAGCCGTGA
- a CDS encoding LysR family transcriptional regulator, with product MIEARRLHILRAVADHRTVTAAAAALYLTPSAVSQQLTALEQETGHRLVERGAKGVRLTPAGEILLGHTNAVLAQLEQAAAELAAYSSGAAGTVTVASFATGIAQVVAPALARLAASAPGIRLRVQDAEGDASLPMVLDRQVDIAVAVEYRGAPAADDPRLTHVPLYAEPFDAVVPVSHRLADAAEVPLAELAKDSWIGPYPGNPCHDVVVLACENAGFQPRLEHSSDDFRAVVALASADAGVALVPRSALRGMDLTGVVVRPVDGVAPTRRVFAAVRRGAEGHPLIRPVLEALGEAAE from the coding sequence ATGATCGAAGCGCGGCGGCTCCACATCCTTCGCGCGGTGGCCGACCACCGCACGGTGACGGCGGCTGCCGCCGCGCTGTACCTCACCCCGTCCGCGGTCTCCCAGCAGCTGACCGCCCTGGAACAGGAGACGGGCCACCGCCTGGTCGAACGAGGCGCGAAGGGCGTACGGCTCACCCCGGCCGGCGAGATCCTGCTCGGCCACACCAACGCGGTCCTCGCCCAGCTGGAGCAGGCGGCGGCGGAACTGGCCGCGTACAGCTCGGGCGCGGCCGGCACCGTCACGGTCGCCTCCTTCGCCACCGGCATCGCCCAGGTCGTCGCGCCCGCGCTGGCCCGCCTCGCTGCGTCCGCGCCCGGCATCCGCCTCCGCGTCCAGGACGCCGAGGGCGACGCCAGCCTTCCGATGGTCCTGGACCGGCAGGTCGACATCGCCGTCGCCGTCGAGTACCGGGGCGCCCCGGCCGCCGACGACCCCCGCCTCACCCACGTCCCGCTGTACGCCGAGCCCTTCGACGCGGTCGTGCCCGTCAGCCACCGCCTCGCCGACGCGGCCGAGGTGCCGCTCGCCGAACTCGCCAAGGACAGCTGGATCGGCCCCTACCCCGGCAACCCCTGTCATGACGTCGTCGTCCTGGCCTGCGAGAACGCCGGCTTTCAGCCCCGCCTCGAACACTCCTCCGACGACTTCCGCGCCGTCGTCGCCCTCGCCTCCGCCGACGCGGGCGTCGCCCTCGTACCCCGCTCGGCGCTGCGCGGCATGGATCTCACGGGCGTGGTCGTACGCCCCGTGGACGGAGTGGCCCCCACACGCCGCGTCTTCGCCGCCGTACGCCGTGGCGCGGAGGGACACCCGCTGATCCGGCCCGTGCTGGAGGCGCTGGGCGAGGCGGCGGAGTGA
- a CDS encoding glycine C-acetyltransferase → MFDSVRDDLRATLDEIRAAGLYKPERVIGTPQSATVAVTAGGRPGEVLNFCANNYLGLADHPEVIAAAHEALDRWGYGMASVRFICGTQEVHKELEARLSAFLGQEDTILYSSCFDANGGVFETLLGPEDAVISDALNHASIIDGIRLSKARRFRYANRDLADLERQLKEATEGGARRKLIVTDGVFSMDGYVAPLREICDLADRHDAMVMVDDSHAVGFTGPGGRGTPELHGVMDRVDIITGTLGKALGGASGGYVAARAEIVALLRQRSRPYLFSNTLAPVIAAASLKVLDLLEAADDLRIRLAENTALFRSRMTEEGFDLLPGDHPIAPVMIGDASKAGRLAELLLERGVYVIGFSYPVVPQDRARIRVQLSAAHSTADVNRAVDAFVAARAELEA, encoded by the coding sequence ATGTTCGACTCCGTGCGCGACGACCTCCGCGCCACCCTCGACGAGATCCGCGCCGCCGGCCTGTACAAGCCCGAGCGGGTCATCGGCACCCCGCAGTCCGCGACCGTCGCCGTCACCGCCGGCGGCCGTCCCGGCGAGGTCCTCAACTTCTGCGCGAACAACTACCTCGGCCTCGCCGACCACCCCGAGGTGATCGCCGCCGCCCACGAGGCCCTCGACCGCTGGGGCTACGGCATGGCCTCCGTCCGCTTCATCTGCGGTACGCAGGAGGTGCACAAGGAGCTGGAGGCGCGGCTGTCGGCGTTCCTCGGCCAGGAGGACACCATCCTGTACTCCTCCTGCTTCGACGCCAACGGCGGTGTCTTCGAGACCCTCCTCGGCCCGGAGGACGCGGTGATCTCCGACGCCCTCAACCACGCCTCGATCATCGACGGCATCCGGCTGTCCAAGGCCCGCCGCTTCCGCTACGCCAACCGCGATCTGGCCGACCTGGAACGGCAGTTGAAGGAAGCCACGGAGGGCGGCGCCCGCCGGAAGCTGATCGTCACCGACGGCGTCTTCTCCATGGACGGCTATGTGGCCCCGCTCCGCGAGATCTGCGACCTCGCCGACCGCCACGACGCCATGGTCATGGTCGACGACTCCCACGCCGTCGGCTTCACCGGCCCCGGCGGCCGTGGCACCCCCGAGCTGCACGGCGTCATGGACCGCGTCGACATCATCACCGGCACCCTCGGCAAGGCCCTCGGCGGCGCCTCCGGCGGTTACGTCGCCGCCCGCGCCGAGATCGTCGCCCTGCTGCGCCAGCGCTCCCGTCCGTACCTCTTCTCGAACACGCTCGCCCCGGTGATCGCGGCGGCCTCGCTGAAGGTGCTCGACCTCCTGGAAGCGGCCGACGACCTGCGGATCCGCCTCGCCGAGAACACCGCGCTGTTCCGGAGCCGGATGACCGAGGAGGGCTTCGACCTCCTCCCCGGCGACCACCCCATCGCCCCTGTCATGATCGGCGACGCGTCGAAGGCCGGCCGTCTCGCCGAGCTGCTCCTGGAACGCGGTGTGTACGTGATCGGCTTCTCCTACCCGGTCGTCCCGCAGGACCGGGCCCGCATCCGTGTCCAGCTCTCCGCCGCGCACTCGACGGCGGACGTCAACCGGGCGGTGGACGCGTTCGTGGCGGCGCGGGCCGAGCTGGAGGCCTGA
- the tdh gene encoding L-threonine 3-dehydrogenase, which yields MKALVKEKAEPGLWLVDVPEPEIGPGDVLIKVLRTGICGTDLHIRSWDGWARQAIRTPLVAGHEFVGEVVDTGRDVTDIRAGDRVSGEGHLVCGRCRNCLAGRRHLCRATVGLGVGRDGAFAEYVALPATNVWVHRVPVDLDVAAIFDPFGNAVHTTLSFPLVGEDVLITGAGPIGLMAAAVARHAGARNVVITDVSEERLELARKMGVSLALNVSEARITDGQRELGLREGFDVGLEMSGRPEAMRDMIANMTHGGRIAVLGLPAEEFAVDWARIVTSMITIKGIYGREMFETWYAMSVLLEGGLDLAPVITGRYGYRDHETAFADAASGRGGKVILDWSA from the coding sequence GTGAAGGCGCTGGTCAAGGAGAAGGCGGAGCCCGGACTGTGGCTCGTCGACGTCCCGGAGCCCGAGATCGGCCCCGGCGACGTACTGATCAAGGTCCTGCGGACCGGGATCTGCGGCACCGACCTGCACATCCGGTCCTGGGACGGCTGGGCCCGGCAGGCCATCCGCACCCCGCTCGTGGCCGGCCACGAATTCGTCGGCGAGGTCGTGGACACCGGCCGTGACGTCACCGACATCCGGGCCGGCGACCGGGTCAGCGGCGAGGGCCACCTCGTGTGCGGCAGGTGCCGCAACTGTCTCGCCGGGCGCCGCCACCTGTGCCGCGCCACCGTCGGCCTCGGAGTCGGACGCGACGGCGCCTTCGCGGAGTACGTGGCGCTGCCCGCGACCAACGTCTGGGTGCACCGCGTCCCCGTCGATCTGGACGTCGCGGCCATCTTCGACCCGTTCGGCAACGCCGTGCACACCACGCTGTCCTTCCCGCTGGTCGGCGAGGACGTCCTGATCACCGGCGCCGGACCCATCGGCCTGATGGCGGCGGCCGTGGCCCGGCACGCGGGTGCCCGCAACGTCGTGATCACCGACGTCAGCGAGGAACGCCTGGAGCTGGCCCGCAAGATGGGCGTCAGCCTGGCACTGAACGTGTCGGAGGCCCGGATCACCGACGGACAGCGGGAGTTGGGGCTCCGCGAGGGCTTCGACGTCGGTCTGGAGATGTCCGGACGTCCCGAGGCCATGCGCGACATGATCGCCAACATGACGCACGGCGGCCGGATCGCCGTGCTGGGCCTGCCGGCCGAGGAGTTCGCGGTCGACTGGGCCCGGATCGTCACGTCGATGATCACGATCAAGGGCATCTACGGCCGTGAGATGTTCGAGACCTGGTACGCGATGTCGGTCCTCCTGGAGGGTGGTCTCGACCTCGCTCCCGTGATCACCGGCCGCTACGGCTACCGCGACCACGAGACGGCCTTCGCCGACGCGGCGAGCGGCAGAGGCGGCAAGGTCATCCTCGACTGGAGCGCGTGA
- a CDS encoding GAF domain-containing protein — protein MTYDPPRPVGRLLLTPEDRDAPERVERLRLLGLGEYAEPAFDVFADRLAEVASVPYAMVNFIDEYRQFFAGLHVSAEPTADTTVLGVDRRLARDHGFCPYVVVRRKGLVLEDVREYPKFAGNPVVDDHGIRSYLGAPLLDRTGIALGTVCVLDVRPRPWGRAGLETIKSMAAELAARIEAREAFP, from the coding sequence GTGACGTACGACCCGCCGCGTCCGGTCGGCCGGCTGCTGCTCACCCCCGAGGACCGGGACGCCCCCGAGCGGGTGGAGCGGCTGCGGCTGCTGGGGCTCGGCGAGTACGCCGAACCGGCCTTCGACGTCTTCGCGGACCGGCTGGCCGAGGTCGCCTCGGTGCCGTACGCGATGGTCAACTTCATCGACGAGTACCGGCAGTTCTTCGCCGGCCTGCATGTGTCGGCCGAGCCCACGGCGGACACCACGGTGCTCGGAGTCGATCGTCGCCTCGCCCGTGACCACGGCTTCTGCCCCTATGTGGTGGTCCGCCGCAAAGGGCTCGTCCTCGAAGACGTGCGCGAATACCCGAAGTTCGCCGGGAACCCCGTCGTCGACGACCACGGCATCCGCTCCTACCTCGGCGCCCCGCTGCTCGACCGTACGGGCATCGCCCTGGGCACGGTCTGCGTCCTGGACGTCCGGCCCCGCCCCTGGGGCAGGGCCGGCCTGGAGACCATCAAGTCGATGGCCGCGGAACTGGCCGCCCGGATCGAGGCGCGGGAGGCCTTCCCGTGA
- a CDS encoding ATP/GTP-binding protein — MDYDDSSDPFPTALKILVAGGFGVGKTTFVGAVSEIAPLSTEELLTTVSAATDNLDGIENKVETTVAMDFGRITLDQRHVLYLFGTPGQQRFWFMWDELSEGALGAVILADTRRLEDCFAAVDFFEQRGLGFIVAINEFDGSFRYDADEVRAALDLDPEIPVVCCDARISSSGVQTLLTLVRHLLAHTPSQLPSRGAHT, encoded by the coding sequence ATGGACTACGACGACAGCTCTGACCCCTTTCCCACCGCACTCAAAATCCTGGTGGCGGGAGGGTTCGGGGTCGGCAAGACGACCTTCGTCGGCGCGGTGAGCGAGATCGCGCCGCTGAGCACGGAGGAACTGCTCACCACAGTGAGCGCCGCCACCGACAATCTCGACGGCATCGAGAACAAGGTCGAGACGACCGTCGCGATGGACTTCGGCCGCATCACCCTCGATCAGCGCCATGTGCTCTATCTGTTCGGCACCCCCGGGCAGCAGCGGTTCTGGTTCATGTGGGACGAACTCTCCGAGGGCGCCCTCGGCGCGGTCATCCTCGCCGACACCCGCCGCCTGGAGGACTGCTTCGCGGCCGTCGACTTCTTCGAGCAGCGTGGCCTCGGCTTCATCGTCGCCATCAACGAGTTCGACGGCTCCTTCCGCTACGACGCCGACGAGGTGCGCGCGGCCCTCGACCTCGACCCGGAGATCCCCGTCGTCTGCTGCGACGCCCGCATCTCCAGCTCGGGCGTCCAGACCCTGCTCACCCTCGTACGGCACCTCCTCGCCCACACCCCGTCCCAGCTCCCGAGCCGCGGAGCCCACACGTGA
- a CDS encoding DUF742 domain-containing protein — translation MPAAGDGPLYDDAAGRLVRPYSVINGRTRPTTALDLLSQVMATGATPLGYLGPEHAQALDLCRAPVSVAEVAAHLTLPAAVTKVLLSDLVDCGALTTKPPVFHHNPTDRSLLEAVLDGLRRQL, via the coding sequence GTGCCCGCGGCCGGCGACGGACCTCTGTACGACGACGCCGCCGGGCGTCTGGTACGCCCCTACAGCGTCATCAACGGCCGGACCCGGCCGACCACCGCGCTAGATCTCCTCTCACAGGTGATGGCCACCGGGGCGACCCCCCTCGGCTATCTCGGCCCCGAGCACGCACAGGCACTCGACCTGTGCCGGGCACCCGTCTCGGTCGCCGAGGTCGCCGCTCACCTCACGTTGCCGGCGGCGGTCACCAAGGTGTTGCTGTCCGACCTCGTCGACTGCGGCGCACTCACCACCAAGCCCCCGGTTTTCCACCACAACCCGACAGACCGGTCTCTTCTGGAGGCAGTGCTCGATGGACTACGACGACAGCTCTGA
- a CDS encoding roadblock/LC7 domain-containing protein translates to MASDAPTGHVSDLDWLMSGLVQRVPHTTSAVLLSCDGLVKSVHGLDPDSADHMAALASGLYSLGRSAGVRFGDGGDVRQVVVELASTLLFVSTAGSGTCLAVLAGREADAAVLGYEMAMLVKSVRPYLVTQPRQAVEPSAMRP, encoded by the coding sequence ATGGCGAGCGATGCGCCGACCGGCCATGTATCCGATCTCGACTGGCTGATGAGCGGCCTCGTCCAGCGCGTACCGCACACCACGAGCGCGGTGCTGCTCTCCTGCGACGGGCTCGTGAAGTCGGTCCACGGCCTCGATCCGGACAGCGCCGACCACATGGCCGCCCTGGCCTCCGGCCTGTACTCCCTCGGACGCAGCGCGGGCGTCCGCTTCGGCGACGGCGGCGACGTCCGTCAGGTCGTCGTCGAACTCGCCTCGACCCTGCTGTTCGTCTCCACCGCGGGCTCCGGCACCTGCCTCGCCGTGCTCGCCGGACGCGAGGCCGACGCCGCGGTCCTCGGCTACGAGATGGCGATGCTCGTCAAGAGCGTCCGCCCGTACCTGGTCACCCAGCCCCGTCAAGCCGTCGAACCCTCCGCGATGAGGCCTTGA
- a CDS encoding ATP-binding protein has protein sequence MSHLRAPAARADRREGGRHGRSATRAVPSLPGIHIRPQLVRLAVLPPTAVALSACAAVLFTFRAGGARPSLTLWAVLAGAAAVALAGIGIAAVAAGRAARSVHERLDALRQVSTKSEDDLRVLVDALRRGDQPPARGARAKPAADTDEFELLSADLARAHDSAVTAVVQASQLSSHAGSEQKLEVFVNLARRLQSLVQREITILDDLENEIEDPDLLKGLFHVDHLATRIRRHAENLAVLGGAVSRRQWSNPVSMTEVLRSAIAEVEQYSRVKLVPPVDGTLRGHAVADVIHLLAELVENATVFSAPHTQVLLRANLVTSGLAVEVEDRGLGMPVTEQNKMNALLADPDQVNVASLLQDGRIGLFVVSQLARRHGIQVRLQTNIYGGVQAAFVVPQGLLGNDPSDLPGTRPQTHTEQSSGVRRPDVPRHAQPATPQRASAPGPADRPATGRPTPGRPVPAQPGRPSHAQPARSESGHRSAPGPARASVPRQQGPGRTGGQQGPGRGSGGPAPLPVRGARDERPNPAEAVPGVRPDDRRTVAENTGAPPTPRVGGAVRGTMGKPQLPRRRAQQHIVPQLRGGPAPAPRQDPDHYIGHDPGLMAAFQRGIGLAEARQMETDWDTSTLDTSAVDLAPPAPDAASRIDTGQLNTGHLASTPPGGTGRTDALHMELAHMDAPHRDAVQPLGGHPRGAAPIAVPPSALDAAHDRTSRQDGSTPAG, from the coding sequence ATGTCTCACCTTCGCGCACCGGCCGCACGCGCAGACCGCCGTGAGGGCGGGCGACACGGGCGATCGGCCACCCGAGCCGTCCCCTCGCTGCCCGGGATCCACATACGGCCACAGCTGGTGCGCCTCGCGGTCCTGCCCCCCACCGCGGTCGCCCTCAGCGCCTGCGCCGCCGTCCTCTTCACGTTCCGCGCCGGCGGCGCCCGCCCCAGCCTCACCCTGTGGGCGGTCCTCGCCGGAGCCGCCGCGGTGGCCCTCGCCGGCATCGGGATCGCCGCCGTGGCCGCCGGCCGCGCCGCCAGGTCCGTCCACGAACGCCTCGACGCCCTGCGGCAGGTCAGCACCAAGAGCGAGGACGACCTGCGCGTCCTCGTCGACGCGCTCCGGCGCGGCGACCAGCCGCCCGCGCGCGGGGCGCGAGCCAAACCCGCCGCGGACACCGACGAATTCGAACTGCTCTCCGCCGACCTGGCCCGCGCCCACGACAGCGCCGTCACCGCCGTCGTCCAGGCCTCCCAGCTCTCCAGCCACGCGGGCAGCGAACAGAAGCTCGAAGTCTTCGTGAACCTGGCGCGCCGGCTGCAGTCCCTCGTACAGCGCGAGATCACCATCCTCGACGACCTCGAGAACGAGATCGAGGACCCGGATCTCCTCAAGGGCCTCTTCCACGTCGACCACCTCGCCACCCGCATCCGCCGCCACGCCGAGAACCTCGCCGTCCTCGGTGGCGCCGTCTCCCGCCGTCAGTGGAGCAACCCCGTCTCCATGACCGAGGTGCTGCGCTCCGCGATCGCCGAGGTCGAGCAGTACTCCCGGGTCAAACTGGTGCCCCCGGTCGACGGCACCCTGCGCGGCCACGCCGTCGCCGACGTCATCCACCTCCTCGCCGAACTGGTCGAGAACGCCACGGTGTTCTCGGCCCCGCACACCCAGGTCCTGCTCCGCGCCAACCTCGTCACCTCCGGGCTGGCCGTCGAGGTCGAGGACCGCGGCCTCGGCATGCCCGTCACCGAGCAGAACAAGATGAACGCCCTGCTCGCCGACCCCGATCAGGTCAACGTCGCCAGCCTCCTCCAGGACGGCCGTATCGGCCTCTTCGTGGTCTCCCAGCTGGCCCGCCGCCACGGCATCCAGGTCCGTCTGCAGACCAACATCTACGGCGGTGTCCAGGCCGCGTTCGTCGTTCCCCAGGGCCTGCTCGGCAACGACCCGAGTGACCTGCCGGGGACCCGGCCCCAGACCCACACCGAGCAGAGCAGCGGCGTACGCCGCCCCGACGTGCCCCGCCACGCGCAGCCCGCCACTCCCCAGCGGGCGTCCGCGCCCGGCCCCGCCGACCGTCCGGCGACCGGCCGGCCCACCCCCGGCAGGCCCGTCCCCGCGCAGCCGGGTCGCCCGTCACACGCACAGCCCGCGCGCTCCGAGTCCGGCCACCGCTCCGCCCCGGGTCCGGCGCGGGCCTCCGTGCCGCGACAGCAGGGACCCGGCCGGACCGGCGGCCAGCAGGGACCGGGCAGAGGCAGCGGCGGACCGGCCCCGCTGCCGGTGCGCGGCGCCCGGGACGAGCGGCCCAACCCGGCCGAGGCCGTACCCGGCGTCCGTCCCGACGACCGGCGGACCGTCGCCGAGAACACCGGCGCACCGCCGACCCCCCGCGTCGGCGGCGCCGTACGCGGCACCATGGGCAAGCCCCAACTGCCTCGCCGCCGCGCCCAGCAGCACATCGTGCCCCAGCTCCGCGGCGGCCCCGCGCCCGCGCCCCGCCAGGACCCCGATCACTACATCGGCCACGACCCCGGGCTGATGGCCGCCTTCCAGCGTGGCATCGGACTCGCCGAGGCCCGCCAGATGGAGACCGACTGGGACACCTCCACGCTGGACACGTCCGCCGTCGACCTCGCGCCCCCCGCCCCCGACGCCGCGTCCCGCATCGACACGGGACAGCTGAACACGGGCCACCTCGCCTCGACGCCACCCGGTGGCACTGGCCGTACGGACGCACTCCACATGGAGCTGGCCCACATGGACGCGCCCCACAGGGACGCCGTCCAGCCCCTGGGCGGGCACCCCAGGGGAGCCGCCCCCATAGCCGTACCGCCGTCGGCCCTCGACGCGGCACACGACCGCACGTCCCGGCAGGACGGGAGCACACCGGCCGGATGA